CTGAGGATGATGGGCGTGGGGGTAGTACTATCGCCCTACCTATAGTAGCATTCGAGTATGAAAGTCAGTGTTAGCCTCCCTGACGAAGACATCGAGTTCCTCGATTCCTATGCCCAAGCTCAAGGTCTCCCGTCGAGGTCGGCGGTGCTTCACAAAGCGGTGCGGCTCATGCGCGGCGCCGAACTGGCTCCCGCCT
The Acidimicrobiales bacterium genome window above contains:
- a CDS encoding ribbon-helix-helix domain-containing protein — encoded protein: MKVSVSLPDEDIEFLDSYAQAQGLPSRSAVLHKAVRLMRGAELAPAYEQAFASWDPSDDAADWDITAGDNL